The proteins below are encoded in one region of Apium graveolens cultivar Ventura chromosome 4, ASM990537v1, whole genome shotgun sequence:
- the LOC141719607 gene encoding secreted RxLR effector protein 161-like, with product MDKAHPLATPMAVRSLEVEKDPFLLRKQDEEDLRPEVPYLSVIGALMYLTNNTRPDIAFAVNLLARFSYDPTKRLWDGIKHIFRYLRGTINLGLFFPNNSRSQLVGYANAGYMSDPHFGRSQTGYLFTYCDTSYLLEVYKTYDGCNFIKPQQSY from the coding sequence ATGGACAAAGCTCATCCACTAGCCACACCAATGGCTGTTCGATCACTCGAGGTTGAAAAGGATCCTTTCCTTCTTAGAAAACAAGATGAAGAGGATCTTAGACCTGAAGTTCCATATCTCAGTGTAATTGGTGCTCTCATGTATCTGACAAATAACACACGACCTGATATTGCATTTGCAGTGAACCTGTTGGCAAGATTTAGTTATGACCCTACTAAAAGGCTTTGGGATGGAATCAAACATATATTCAGATATCTTCGAGGGACAATCAATCTTGGACTATTCTTCCCAAACAATTCAAGATCACAGCTAGTTGGATATGCAAATGCTGGATACATGTCAGATCCTCACTTTGGGCGATCACAAACAGGTTACCTATTTACATATTGTGATACTAGCTATCTCTTGGAAGTCTACAAAACATACGATGGTTGTAACTTCATCAAACCACAGCAGAGTTACTAG